The following nucleotide sequence is from bacterium.
TTGTAATTCCTGCATACTGGTAATAATCTTTGGTTGTTCTACTTCTTTTTTGGCAGGACAACCACTCAATATAAATCCTATTAATATAAAAATTACCCATTTATTCATAACTAAAAATTAATTATACATTAAATATTTTTACCTGTCAACTTTTTTCTTCTTGACTTTTTATAAAATTTATGCTAATGTAGTAATTGAAATGGTTATTGATTTAGAACAAAAGGATAGTTTAAGATTTATACTTAAACAGAAATCCAGAGATTATTATTTTAAATTCTTTTCTATTCTTAATGAACTTAATAAGATTCAGACAGGCGGAGATGTAGTCTATCATGCTCAACATGGAATTAAACATTGTGAAATCGTAGAACAAAACCTGAATGACCTACTCCCGGCTACCCTCAAGCGTAAAATGAATCATAAGGAGATATTTTGTATATTATCGGCGGTTTGGTTTCATGATGTTGGAGAGATATTTGATGAAAAAGGTAAAGGATATACCCATATTAGAAGTCATGATTATATTTATAAACATTATGAAGATTGGAAACTTGATGAATCTAATGCACATTTCATTACACAAATTTTAAAGGAATCCGCAAAAGAAACAGAAGAAAAAATAATATTAGAAGATGACCGAACTTTAGTCAGGTTTTTAGCTTATTTACTTCGGCTATCAGATAAATTAGATATTGGAAATAGCAGTGTGCCTCGCGAACTTCTTACCCCCTGGAAAAGGTCATTTAGAGACCACACCGTGCTATCTCTTTTAAAGGAAAGATTTGATGTTGATTTGAAAATTGATTCAGAACACTGGATAATTTGTGCCTATTTAACCCCAAAATCAGAACTACTTGCTAACACAGAACTTATAAATGATATTTATGATAAGATACAAATAAGATTAAATAAAGAACTTGATTCTTTCAAAGAAGTTTTTTATCAAAATGGCCTGGGCTATCAAGAAATTAAACTCATTCTTTCATCAAAAATTAAAGAAAAGGAAGTTTTGGTAAAAAACAAACCCCTCCAGATTTCCCCTTACAAATTCCTTCATTATTATGAAACTTACGATAAAGATTTATTTTGGGGACGAGAAGAGGATATTTCTAAATTTGTAGGTCATATTTTGATTAATAAATTAGTTGTTATCTATGGAGATGCCTTGATAGGAAAGACATCTTTGATTAAAGCAGGAATTATTCCAAAATTATCCGAAGGGAATATTGCTATTTACACCCATTGTAACCGTGACCCGTTGAATTTGATTAAAGAAGAGGTTGAAAAGGAATTCAAACGGGAGAGAATCCGAAGCTTCAAATTAGATAAATCATTATCATTAGTAGATTTTTTCAAAAATATCGATTTGCCTTATTCTATTATTATCTTTATTGACCATTTTGAGAATTTCTTTAAACAGGTAGGCAAAGAGGTACAAGAAGAATTTATAAATGAAATAGCAACCTGCACTTGTGCCGATAAACCTTTAGTTAAATTTATATTTGCCATACAAAAAGATTTTTTTGTTCATCTGGGCAGTTTTAAGGATAGATTACCGGAGCTATTTCAGAACGCCTTTGAATTAACAAAACTTACTGAATCTCAGGCATTAGAGGCAATTGAATGTCCAGCCAAATTGTTTAATATTGAATATGCCAGAGAACTTTTAGAGGCATTAATCTGGGATATTAGAGATGAGCAAGATTTAATCCAGCCAATTCATATTCAAATCGTATGTAATAAATTAGTCCAAACCCTGAATCCTGAGTTGTTAAGGGATATATTACCCCAAACAATAACTTACGAATGGTATGATGACCTGGGTGGAGTTCAAGGGATTTTATCAGATTACCTTGAAGATACCTTAAGAAAAATGAACGAGCTCTCTCCAGATGAAAAAGAGCAGGCAAAAGGTATTTTGAAGGTAATGGTTACTTCTTTTGACTCACATCCAGAAATGAATATCCAGCAAATCTGCTCTTTTATTAAAATTGAAGAAGATAAATTAAATATGATATTAGATTGTTTAGTAAATTATTCCCTACTGCGAAAAGTAAAAAAGGATACCTATGAATTAATTTCCGGTTATTTAATTAATAGTATTACTAAAAAATGGCTAACTCGAAAAGATATAGAATTACGGCAGATTATTGAAAGTATCAATAAGGCATTAGACGATTGGCGGGCACATCATTGGCGAATGGATATTAACTTATTGAGTAAGGCATATCTATATCGAGAAGATTTACCTGCATCAGAAGAAACATTAGAACTTTTACTGCGTAGTTCTCTGGAACACAATTTCCCGGCGTGGTTCTGGATTCGTAAGATTGAACCTGACAAACTCAAGAAAGTGCTTGTTGATGCTATCAAAACAGCAGATAGTAATGGGATAAAGAGAATTATTGATATTTTAGACAAAGATGACATTTTAGCCTTAGACCATCTTATTCTTAGATTAAATGACCCGGTAACAGAGGTAAGAAAAGCCGTTATAGAGGCTTTGGGTTGTCTGAAGGACACAAGAACAATAGACTATCTTTTGCAAAGATTAAGTGATTCAGATTTAGATGTTCGAGATGGGACGATAAAAGCCTTATGTAATTTTGGTAGTTCAAGGATATTAGAGATATTTATTTCTCAATTAGAAAATTCAGACTGGCGAGTAAGAAAGGCGGCCGCAGATGGTTTAGGGATTTTAAAAGCATCTAAATCGTTGGAATTATTATTTACAAAAATCAATGACCCGGACTCTGAGGTTAGAAAAGCAGCTGTAACGGCTCTGGGTAAACTGGGTAATCTCAAAGCACAAACACCACTTATTCGTCGATTGAAGGATTCTCACGCAGAGGTAAGAGAGGCGGCGGCTAAAGCACTTGGGAATCTAAGTAGTGTCTCTGCCGTTGATGACCTTTTATTATGTTTTCAGGATAAGGTTTGGCGAGTAAGAGAAGCCGCGGCTATTGCCTTAGGTAAATTAAGGGATGAAAAGGCATTAGAGCCTTTATTAGAAATGGCGAATGACCCGGATAC
It contains:
- a CDS encoding HEAT repeat domain-containing protein — encoded protein: MTFYKIYANVVIEMVIDLEQKDSLRFILKQKSRDYYFKFFSILNELNKIQTGGDVVYHAQHGIKHCEIVEQNLNDLLPATLKRKMNHKEIFCILSAVWFHDVGEIFDEKGKGYTHIRSHDYIYKHYEDWKLDESNAHFITQILKESAKETEEKIILEDDRTLVRFLAYLLRLSDKLDIGNSSVPRELLTPWKRSFRDHTVLSLLKERFDVDLKIDSEHWIICAYLTPKSELLANTELINDIYDKIQIRLNKELDSFKEVFYQNGLGYQEIKLILSSKIKEKEVLVKNKPLQISPYKFLHYYETYDKDLFWGREEDISKFVGHILINKLVVIYGDALIGKTSLIKAGIIPKLSEGNIAIYTHCNRDPLNLIKEEVEKEFKRERIRSFKLDKSLSLVDFFKNIDLPYSIIIFIDHFENFFKQVGKEVQEEFINEIATCTCADKPLVKFIFAIQKDFFVHLGSFKDRLPELFQNAFELTKLTESQALEAIECPAKLFNIEYARELLEALIWDIRDEQDLIQPIHIQIVCNKLVQTLNPELLRDILPQTITYEWYDDLGGVQGILSDYLEDTLRKMNELSPDEKEQAKGILKVMVTSFDSHPEMNIQQICSFIKIEEDKLNMILDCLVNYSLLRKVKKDTYELISGYLINSITKKWLTRKDIELRQIIESINKALDDWRAHHWRMDINLLSKAYLYREDLPASEETLELLLRSSLEHNFPAWFWIRKIEPDKLKKVLVDAIKTADSNGIKRIIDILDKDDILALDHLILRLNDPVTEVRKAVIEALGCLKDTRTIDYLLQRLSDSDLDVRDGTIKALCNFGSSRILEIFISQLENSDWRVRKAAADGLGILKASKSLELLFTKINDPDSEVRKAAVTALGKLGNLKAQTPLIRRLKDSHAEVREAAAKALGNLSSVSAVDDLLLCFQDKVWRVREAAAIALGKLRDEKALEPLLEMANDPDTDVRKAVADALGNLQTPRTIQILFDMLKEPEWWKKEMASIALGKSKDAKVLEPFLEGLDDPDWRVRVIMANGLKLLNITDSKIEDSLIERLRDPHEEVRKMAILALENLGTEKAITPIISCVNDSYEPVRIACVQTLGTIGNLDVLEPLLNGINDSSPDVKNACLVALQKIDEKFYRKNIVDSSEV